The following are encoded together in the bacterium genome:
- a CDS encoding DUF1427 family protein: MHAAIGLVLAFGIGVACRWSGVPIPAPPRLLGALLVLATTLGYVCADRLLAPPAPSARGDDVAAPPRAD, encoded by the coding sequence ATGCATGCCGCCATCGGCCTCGTTCTCGCGTTCGGGATCGGCGTCGCCTGCCGCTGGAGCGGCGTCCCGATCCCTGCGCCGCCGCGCCTGCTGGGCGCCCTCCTCGTGCTCGCCACGACGCTCGGCTACGTCTGCGCCGACCGCCTGCTGGCGCCGCCCGCTCCGTCCGCCCGGGGCGACGACGTCGCCGCCCCGCCCCGAGCGGACTAG